A single region of the Cucumis melo cultivar AY chromosome 3, USDA_Cmelo_AY_1.0, whole genome shotgun sequence genome encodes:
- the LOC103488067 gene encoding methyl-CpG-binding domain-containing protein 8 isoform X2 — protein sequence MASTTMVPSSSNDSYRMNPLPIIDLRLLSQSELHCLSRFSSSSSSSSTSQSNNEDDVLIPKIDRSVFNESAGSRKQTYSRLRLAPRKPQFSSSSSSSTIRPQSSDRLDTESAQIVHLFNQLFVGDSHCAVNDSHGDGDEDLVLVNHTYDESVPDSSYAIFQSIPVDVIDSSHAPIKRRRGRPRKDSNRFVQSNGNAAPEFKSGSDKPAGAAAEEEIVMLIEFG from the exons ATGGCTTCCACAACTATGGTTCCTTCCTCTTCCAACGATAGTTACCGCATGAATCCTCTTCCGATTATAGATCTCCGTCTCCTCTCCCAATCCGAGCTCCATTGTCTTTCCCGTTTCTCCTCctcctcatcttcttcttcaacctcccaATCCAACAACGAAGACGACGTTCTAATCCCCAAAATCGATCGATCTGTCTTCAACGAGTCCGCCGGTAGCCGAAAACAAACCTATTCCCGTCTCCGTTTAGCCCCTCGCAAACCCCaattttcttcctcttcttcctcctccacAATTCGCCCTCAATCCTCCGACCGCCTCGATACAGAGAGCGCTCAAATTGTTCATCTCTTTAATCAACTCTTTGTTGGAGATTCTCATTGTGCCGTCAACGATAGTCACGGCGACGGAGATGAAGACCTGGTCCTTGTTAACCATACTTACGATGAATCGGTACCGGATTCTTCTTACGCTATCTTCCAGAGTATTCCTGTGGATGTTATCGATAGCAGTCACGCTCCGATTAAGCGTCGTAGAGGACGACCGCGGAAGGATAGCAATCGGTTTGTTCAGAGCAATGGAAATGCGGCTCCGGAATTCAAAAGCGGAAGCGATAAACCGGCGGGCGCGGCGGCAGAGGAGGAGATCGTAATG TTGATCGAGTTTGGTTGA
- the LOC103488067 gene encoding methyl-CpG-binding domain-containing protein 8 isoform X1, whose protein sequence is MASTTMVPSSSNDSYRMNPLPIIDLRLLSQSELHCLSRFSSSSSSSSTSQSNNEDDVLIPKIDRSVFNESAGSRKQTYSRLRLAPRKPQFSSSSSSSTIRPQSSDRLDTESAQIVHLFNQLFVGDSHCAVNDSHGDGDEDLVLVNHTYDESVPDSSYAIFQSIPVDVIDSSHAPIKRRRGRPRKDSNRFVQSNGNAAPEFKSGSDKPAGAAAEEEIVMDHSSLGAQADEGGNVD, encoded by the coding sequence ATGGCTTCCACAACTATGGTTCCTTCCTCTTCCAACGATAGTTACCGCATGAATCCTCTTCCGATTATAGATCTCCGTCTCCTCTCCCAATCCGAGCTCCATTGTCTTTCCCGTTTCTCCTCctcctcatcttcttcttcaacctcccaATCCAACAACGAAGACGACGTTCTAATCCCCAAAATCGATCGATCTGTCTTCAACGAGTCCGCCGGTAGCCGAAAACAAACCTATTCCCGTCTCCGTTTAGCCCCTCGCAAACCCCaattttcttcctcttcttcctcctccacAATTCGCCCTCAATCCTCCGACCGCCTCGATACAGAGAGCGCTCAAATTGTTCATCTCTTTAATCAACTCTTTGTTGGAGATTCTCATTGTGCCGTCAACGATAGTCACGGCGACGGAGATGAAGACCTGGTCCTTGTTAACCATACTTACGATGAATCGGTACCGGATTCTTCTTACGCTATCTTCCAGAGTATTCCTGTGGATGTTATCGATAGCAGTCACGCTCCGATTAAGCGTCGTAGAGGACGACCGCGGAAGGATAGCAATCGGTTTGTTCAGAGCAATGGAAATGCGGCTCCGGAATTCAAAAGCGGAAGCGATAAACCGGCGGGCGCGGCGGCAGAGGAGGAGATCGTAATG
- the LOC103488067 gene encoding methyl-CpG-binding domain-containing protein 8 isoform X3, translated as MASTTMVPSSSNDSYRMNPLPIIDLRLLSQSELHCLSRFSSSSSSSSTSQSNNEDDVLIPKIDRSVFNESAGSRKQTYSRLRLAPRKPQFSSSSSSSTIRPQSSDRLDTESAQIVHLFNQLFVGDSHCAVNDSHGDGDEDLVLVNHTYDESVPDSSYAIFQSIPVDVIDSSHAPIKRRRGRPRKDSNRFVQSNGNAAPEFKSGSDKPAGAAAEEEIVMVML; from the coding sequence ATGGCTTCCACAACTATGGTTCCTTCCTCTTCCAACGATAGTTACCGCATGAATCCTCTTCCGATTATAGATCTCCGTCTCCTCTCCCAATCCGAGCTCCATTGTCTTTCCCGTTTCTCCTCctcctcatcttcttcttcaacctcccaATCCAACAACGAAGACGACGTTCTAATCCCCAAAATCGATCGATCTGTCTTCAACGAGTCCGCCGGTAGCCGAAAACAAACCTATTCCCGTCTCCGTTTAGCCCCTCGCAAACCCCaattttcttcctcttcttcctcctccacAATTCGCCCTCAATCCTCCGACCGCCTCGATACAGAGAGCGCTCAAATTGTTCATCTCTTTAATCAACTCTTTGTTGGAGATTCTCATTGTGCCGTCAACGATAGTCACGGCGACGGAGATGAAGACCTGGTCCTTGTTAACCATACTTACGATGAATCGGTACCGGATTCTTCTTACGCTATCTTCCAGAGTATTCCTGTGGATGTTATCGATAGCAGTCACGCTCCGATTAAGCGTCGTAGAGGACGACCGCGGAAGGATAGCAATCGGTTTGTTCAGAGCAATGGAAATGCGGCTCCGGAATTCAAAAGCGGAAGCGATAAACCGGCGGGCGCGGCGGCAGAGGAGGAGATCGTAATGGTAATGCTGTGA
- the LOC103488068 gene encoding uncharacterized protein LOC103488068, producing MADSNNFPLNHPPPFAGDTTWTKLFVGGLAWETQSHEMHSFFQQFGDILEAVIIQDKHTGKSKGYGFVTFKDPESARRACANPNPIICGRRANCNIAAFGRPRPPPFSPSSGGRNQIGNLQSTSPAAAGSYGGLRPPFPPPQLIFPHYRYRSYAPNYTVPYHQAIYNPQIQQPQMYQQSPSPSPSSSSSYYYGYGYSSSPSSSQLPRAAFSVHGHPPQSPSYFPYYTNYTHMQQQAGLFYTPMPQIITPSTTGWQTPQHTPTETEAGASGSNSPNTS from the exons atGGCCGATAGCAATAATTTTCCCCTTAACCATCCACCGCCCTTCGCCGGCGACACCACCTGGACCAAACTCTTCGTCGGAGGCTTGGCTTGGGAAACCCAATCCCATGAAATGCACTCTTTTTTCCAACAATTCGGTGATATTCTTGAAGCTGTCATTATTCAAGATAAACACACCGGAAAATCCAAAGGTTATGGATTT GTTACTTTTAAAGACCCTGAATCCGCTAGAAGAGCTTGTGCTAATCCAAATCCAATTATTTGTGGAAGAAGAGCTAATTGTAACATCGCCGCCTTCGGCCGCCCTCGTCCGCCCCCGTTCTCGCCGTCTTCCGGAG GAAGAAATCAAATTGGAAATCTACAAAGTACATCTCCTGCGGCTGCGGGGTCTTACGGTGGATTACGGCCGCCGTTTCCGCCGCCGCAGCTTATTTTTCCACATTATAG ATACCGATCATATGCCCCAAATTACACTGTTCCTTACCATCAA GCTATTTATAATCCACAAATTCAACAGCCACAAATGTACCAGCAATCACCATCTCCATcgccatcttcttcttcttcatattattatGGCTATGGCtattcttcttctccttcttcttcacagcTTCCAAGAGCAGCATTTTCAGTACATGGCCATCCCCCACAATCACCATCATACTTTCCTTACTACACGAATTACACCCACATGCAACAACAAGCAGGCTTATTCTATACTCCAATGCCTCAGATCATTACTCCAAGTACTACCg GTTGGCAGACTCCACAGCATACTCCAACAGAGACAGAAGCTGGGGCAAGTGGTTCCAATAGTCCAAATACTTCATAG